The Candidatus Effluviviaceae Genus I sp. genome has a window encoding:
- a CDS encoding tetratricopeptide repeat protein, with the protein MGKRTRVTKKALKHDAFVDTTAKGTKFIEEHINRILIGAVVLVVAVGVVFLVVRGQRNAARQASALLSVATESLSSGLLAQASDQFTGLIEQYPGTRAAGAATCYLGTIRFHEKDFDGALQHFQTYLDRYRNPGNLRNLALTGKASILEHRREFAAAADAYLAIAADAGDQHATAALNLMNAVRCYRALQDWQSMKGTAERVVRDYPDTPSAGDARIALAEASGLLGPQP; encoded by the coding sequence TTGGGGAAGCGCACGCGCGTCACGAAGAAGGCCCTCAAGCACGACGCCTTCGTCGACACCACGGCGAAGGGCACGAAGTTCATCGAGGAGCACATCAACCGGATCCTCATCGGCGCCGTCGTGCTCGTCGTGGCTGTCGGGGTGGTGTTCCTCGTGGTGCGCGGCCAGCGCAACGCCGCGCGGCAGGCCAGCGCGCTTCTCTCCGTCGCCACGGAGTCCCTCAGCTCGGGGCTTCTTGCCCAGGCCTCAGACCAGTTCACGGGCCTCATCGAGCAGTATCCCGGCACCAGAGCCGCCGGGGCGGCCACGTGCTATCTCGGCACGATCAGGTTCCACGAGAAGGACTTCGACGGCGCGCTCCAGCACTTCCAGACCTATCTCGACCGATACCGCAACCCCGGCAATCTCCGCAACCTCGCGCTCACCGGCAAGGCCTCCATCCTCGAGCACCGCCGCGAGTTCGCGGCCGCCGCCGACGCCTATCTCGCCATCGCCGCAGATGCAGGGGACCAGCACGCCACGGCCGCCCTCAACCTCATGAACGCCGTGCGCTGCTACCGCGCCCTGCAGGACTGGCAGAGCATGAAGGGCACCGCCGAGCGCGTCGTCCGCGACTATCCCGACACGCCGTCGGCAGGCGATGCCCGCATCGCTCTCGCCGAAGCGTCCGGCCTCCTTGGACCACAGCCGTAG
- a CDS encoding tetratricopeptide repeat protein: MLAGSLTAALLWGVVAGLAGAADPSAAALVVRGVQDYRARAMRSGTEQLERAVALRPGWSTARASLATALFRNGAAGSAVEQFEALIGVGTARDLASGALQSAALQGPVDPNHVLGLAMSLQQLGRTREAERLYRCAADLLGPTSKESGRAYFLLAQMLSERGLPWSDHEAELAKALAVDAGVAGRDVLPPFPDLAADPELEPYTWPVTAARADSSRSAPETLPRLAEWPPAVERAAPAFTGAVTVEALVLPDGSVGGAEVVAPAEVSEELREAAVRAVSAARFDPALGADGFPMDAWVAIAVPGRVISGEPPSEPGHRETP; encoded by the coding sequence ATGCTCGCGGGGTCCCTGACGGCGGCCCTTCTGTGGGGCGTCGTTGCCGGGCTGGCGGGCGCCGCCGACCCGTCGGCGGCCGCGCTCGTGGTCCGCGGCGTCCAGGACTACCGCGCGCGCGCGATGCGGTCGGGAACCGAGCAGCTCGAGCGGGCCGTCGCGCTGCGCCCGGGGTGGAGCACGGCGCGCGCGTCGCTTGCGACGGCGCTGTTCAGGAACGGAGCCGCGGGCAGCGCGGTCGAGCAGTTCGAGGCTCTCATCGGGGTCGGCACGGCGCGAGACCTCGCGTCGGGCGCTCTTCAGAGCGCCGCGCTCCAGGGCCCCGTCGACCCGAACCACGTGCTGGGACTGGCGATGTCCCTGCAGCAGCTCGGCAGGACGCGCGAGGCGGAGCGCCTCTACAGGTGCGCGGCGGATCTCCTGGGGCCGACCTCGAAGGAGTCGGGGCGGGCGTACTTCCTCCTGGCGCAGATGCTGAGCGAGCGCGGCCTGCCGTGGAGCGATCATGAGGCGGAGCTTGCGAAGGCGCTCGCTGTCGACGCAGGCGTGGCGGGGCGCGACGTGCTCCCGCCCTTTCCCGACCTTGCCGCCGACCCCGAGCTCGAGCCGTACACGTGGCCCGTGACCGCAGCCCGCGCCGACTCGAGCCGCTCGGCGCCGGAGACGCTGCCGCGTCTCGCCGAGTGGCCGCCGGCGGTCGAGCGCGCGGCGCCGGCGTTCACCGGGGCCGTCACCGTCGAAGCGCTCGTGCTGCCCGACGGCAGCGTCGGGGGGGCGGAGGTCGTCGCCCCGGCGGAGGTGTCCGAGGAGCTGCGGGAGGCCGCGGTCAGGGCGGTGAGCGCGGCGCGCTTCGACCCGGCTCTCGGGGCTGACGGGTTCCCGATGGACGCCTGGGTCGCGATCGCCGTTCCGGGCCGCGTCATCTCGGGCGAGCCGCCGTCGGAGCCCGGTCACCGGGAGACGCCGTGA
- a CDS encoding leucine--tRNA ligase: MERYPFAELEPKWQERWEQDRLFECPTEAEGGFYCLVMYPYPSGDLHVGHGRNYIIGDALVRHLMMRGGTVLSPMGWDAFGLPAENAAIERGIHPALWTDANIAKMKVQFRRWGIGYDWSREIASHDPRFYRWTQWIFTKLFERDLAYRKSAPVNWCPSCATVLANEQVVSGKCERCETAVGVRDLEQWFFRITAYADRLLDGLDRLGGWPERVRAMQRHWIGRSEGVEIDFRVPETGERLPCFTTRADTVFGVTYMVIAPEHPMLQTLAEGTGRETEVAAFAERAKRQSTLERSSADVEKEGMWTGKHVVNPATGERVPVWVANYVLMEYGTGAVMAVPAHDQRDFEFARRYGLPVRVVIDRPTGGLTPDAMDGAYVEDGVLTGSGEFNGMPNREGMERIADWMQANGTGRRAVSYRLRDWLISRQRYWGTPIPIIYCERCGLQAVPERDLPVVLPTDIRLTGKGESPLSTSPTFMAAVCPRCGGQGRRETDTIDTFMDSSWYLFRYISPREERAPFVSEDVNRWLPVDQYIGGVEHACGHLIFVRFMTKALHDMGLLGFDEPIERLFTQGMIYKDGSKMSKSKGNVVPPDELIAAYGADTERLYTLFIGPPDRDAEWSDASVDGCHRFLNRVWSLAEEWPFDPRADYGAALAGQELTAGVEALHRKTHQTLRKVTRDFEGFRFNTAVAAVMELANAARSFAEGLGGRAPAPVERAVIGEAVRSLVVLLAPMVPHLGEELWQRAGGVTSIFRGPWPVWNEAAATDDTATIAVQVNGKLRGQVEAIRGSSQDDVLELARRNDKLSKYLDQPSLARVIYVQDRLLNLVVKQ, translated from the coding sequence ATGGAGCGCTACCCCTTCGCAGAGCTCGAGCCGAAGTGGCAGGAACGCTGGGAGCAGGACCGTCTCTTCGAGTGCCCGACGGAGGCGGAAGGCGGCTTCTACTGCCTGGTGATGTACCCGTACCCGTCCGGTGACCTCCACGTCGGGCACGGGCGGAACTACATCATCGGTGACGCCCTGGTCCGTCACCTCATGATGCGCGGGGGGACGGTGCTCTCGCCGATGGGGTGGGATGCGTTCGGGCTCCCCGCAGAAAACGCCGCCATCGAGCGCGGCATCCATCCAGCGCTGTGGACGGACGCGAACATCGCCAAGATGAAGGTGCAGTTCCGCAGGTGGGGGATAGGGTACGACTGGTCTCGCGAGATCGCGTCGCACGACCCGCGCTTCTACCGGTGGACGCAGTGGATCTTCACGAAGCTCTTCGAGCGTGACCTCGCCTACAGGAAGTCGGCGCCAGTGAACTGGTGCCCCTCGTGCGCGACCGTGCTCGCCAACGAGCAGGTCGTCAGCGGGAAGTGCGAGCGCTGCGAGACGGCCGTCGGCGTGCGCGACCTGGAGCAGTGGTTCTTCCGGATCACGGCCTACGCCGATCGGCTGCTCGATGGGCTCGACAGGCTGGGCGGCTGGCCGGAGCGCGTGCGCGCGATGCAGCGTCATTGGATCGGGCGAAGCGAGGGAGTGGAAATCGACTTCCGGGTTCCGGAGACGGGTGAGCGGCTGCCGTGCTTCACGACGCGAGCCGACACGGTCTTCGGCGTGACCTACATGGTCATCGCTCCGGAGCATCCCATGCTTCAGACGCTGGCGGAGGGGACAGGCAGAGAGACCGAGGTCGCGGCGTTCGCAGAGCGCGCGAAGCGGCAGAGCACGCTGGAGCGCAGCTCCGCCGACGTCGAGAAGGAAGGGATGTGGACCGGGAAGCACGTCGTGAACCCCGCCACCGGCGAGCGGGTTCCCGTGTGGGTGGCCAACTACGTGCTGATGGAGTACGGGACGGGCGCGGTGATGGCGGTCCCGGCGCACGACCAGCGGGACTTCGAGTTCGCCAGGCGCTACGGGCTGCCCGTGCGCGTCGTCATCGATAGGCCGACCGGAGGCCTCACCCCGGACGCCATGGACGGGGCGTACGTGGAGGACGGGGTCCTGACCGGCTCGGGCGAGTTCAACGGGATGCCGAACCGCGAGGGCATGGAGCGGATCGCCGACTGGATGCAGGCGAACGGGACGGGGCGACGCGCCGTGAGCTACCGCCTTCGCGACTGGCTCATCTCGCGACAGCGCTACTGGGGCACGCCGATCCCGATCATCTACTGCGAACGGTGCGGACTCCAGGCGGTGCCGGAGCGCGATCTGCCTGTGGTGCTCCCGACCGACATCCGGCTCACCGGCAAGGGCGAGTCGCCCCTCTCGACGTCGCCGACCTTCATGGCGGCTGTGTGTCCGAGGTGCGGGGGGCAGGGGCGGCGAGAGACGGACACGATCGACACGTTCATGGACTCGAGCTGGTACCTCTTCCGGTACATCTCGCCTCGGGAGGAGCGCGCCCCGTTCGTGAGCGAGGACGTCAACCGGTGGCTTCCGGTGGACCAGTACATAGGAGGCGTGGAGCACGCGTGCGGGCACCTGATCTTCGTCAGGTTCATGACCAAGGCGCTGCACGACATGGGGCTTCTGGGCTTCGACGAGCCGATCGAGCGGCTTTTCACGCAGGGGATGATCTACAAGGACGGCTCGAAGATGTCCAAGTCGAAGGGCAACGTCGTGCCGCCCGACGAGCTCATCGCGGCCTACGGCGCCGACACCGAACGCCTCTACACGCTGTTCATCGGCCCGCCGGACCGGGACGCGGAGTGGTCCGATGCGTCGGTCGACGGGTGCCACAGGTTCCTCAACCGCGTGTGGTCGCTGGCCGAGGAGTGGCCGTTCGATCCGCGCGCGGACTACGGCGCCGCGCTGGCGGGACAGGAGCTGACCGCCGGCGTCGAGGCGCTGCACAGGAAGACCCACCAGACCCTCAGGAAGGTCACGCGCGACTTCGAGGGGTTCCGCTTCAACACGGCGGTCGCCGCCGTCATGGAGCTCGCGAACGCCGCCAGGTCCTTCGCGGAGGGGCTCGGAGGGCGCGCGCCGGCGCCCGTCGAGCGCGCCGTGATCGGCGAGGCCGTGCGCAGCCTCGTGGTGCTGCTCGCGCCGATGGTCCCGCACCTCGGCGAGGAGCTCTGGCAGCGCGCCGGCGGCGTGACGTCCATCTTCAGAGGGCCCTGGCCGGTGTGGAACGAGGCCGCGGCCACGGATGACACGGCGACCATCGCGGTCCAGGTCAACGGCAAGCTGCGCGGGCAGGTCGAGGCGATCCGCGGGTCCTCCCAGGACGACGTGCTCGAGCTGGCTCGCCGGAACGACAAGCTCAGCAAGTACCTCGATCAGCCGTCCCTCGCTCGGGTCATCTACGTGCAGGACCGCCTGCTCAATCTCGTCGTGAAGCAGTAG
- a CDS encoding ABC transporter ATP-binding protein, whose amino-acid sequence MSVGDGAIVFKDLAKTYGDVRAVKGVNLVIPRGQICGYLGPNGAGKSTTVKMATGMIRPTSGTAVVDGFDIAAEPIEAKRRIGVVPETGALYESLTAREYLTLVGRLYHVPPHEAAEKISSFLRLFGIADVQDRVMSSYSKGMKQRVLISAALIHNPSVLFLDEPLSGLDANTALVLKELLRELAAQGKTVFYCSHVLEVVEKVCHRVVILSHGEVIADGNVEELKHLTSRESLEDVFSRLTSAGDLAEIVRAFSESVRGGRP is encoded by the coding sequence ATGAGCGTCGGCGACGGCGCGATCGTCTTCAAGGACCTCGCGAAGACCTACGGCGACGTGCGGGCCGTGAAGGGCGTGAACCTCGTCATCCCTCGGGGCCAGATCTGCGGCTACCTGGGACCGAACGGGGCGGGGAAGTCGACGACCGTCAAGATGGCTACCGGCATGATCCGCCCGACGAGCGGAACGGCCGTCGTCGACGGCTTCGACATCGCCGCCGAGCCCATCGAGGCGAAGCGCCGCATCGGCGTGGTCCCCGAGACCGGGGCCCTGTACGAGAGCCTTACGGCGCGGGAGTACCTCACGCTCGTCGGGAGGCTCTACCACGTGCCGCCCCACGAGGCCGCCGAGAAGATCTCGTCATTCCTCAGGCTCTTCGGGATCGCCGACGTCCAGGACCGCGTGATGAGCTCGTACTCGAAGGGCATGAAGCAGCGCGTGCTCATCTCCGCGGCGCTCATCCACAACCCCAGCGTGCTCTTCCTCGACGAGCCGCTTTCGGGCCTCGACGCGAACACCGCGCTCGTCCTCAAGGAGCTGCTCCGGGAGCTGGCGGCGCAGGGGAAGACCGTCTTCTACTGCTCGCACGTCCTCGAGGTCGTCGAGAAGGTGTGCCACCGGGTGGTCATCCTCAGCCACGGGGAGGTCATCGCGGACGGCAACGTCGAGGAGCTCAAGCACCTGACGAGTCGGGAGTCCCTCGAGGACGTGTTCAGCCGGCTCACGTCGGCGGGCGACCTCGCGGAGATCGTGAGGGCGTTCTCGGAGAGCGTGCGAGGGGGGCGGCCGTGA
- a CDS encoding DUF1858 domain-containing protein, which yields MPDTVTKSMSIGEIVQKHPETVPVFMKHGLHCLGCAIASFESLEQGAQAHGIDADALVKGLNEAIVGDGK from the coding sequence ATGCCCGACACGGTGACGAAGAGCATGTCGATCGGTGAGATCGTCCAGAAGCACCCGGAGACCGTCCCGGTGTTCATGAAGCACGGGCTGCACTGCCTGGGCTGCGCGATCGCCTCGTTCGAGTCGCTCGAGCAGGGAGCTCAGGCCCATGGAATCGATGCGGATGCTCTGGTGAAGGGACTCAACGAAGCGATCGTGGGCGACGGCAAGTAG
- a CDS encoding adenylosuccinate synthase yields MSGLVLIGAQWGDEGKGKITNYLAERADMVVRFQGGANAGHTVAVGDRTVVFHLLPSGISRPRATCVIGPGVVLDPLGLVAEIDTVSAQGIAVGRNLLVDVGAHLVLPYHKAVEAAEEAARGAGAIGTTHRGIGPAYADRCTREGIRAGELARFDRFRELFEQNAARRNELLVKFHGAPPVDVAAELARLEAAAARIAPHLADTPPLVRSALSEGKKVLFEGAQGSLLDVAFGTYPFVTSSHTTAAGVAAGAGVPPSAAGDVVGVAKAYTTRVGAGPFPTEAEGPAAELIRERGAERGATTGRPRRCGWFDAVAVRHSAELSGMGRIVLTKLDVLDAFERIPVCVAYEIDGRRVERFPRSTDDVARARPIFEDAPGWKRSTRDARATRDLPAAALEYVRRIERLCGVPVAAVSVGAAAHAIVEFQSTLP; encoded by the coding sequence ATGAGCGGGCTCGTTCTCATCGGCGCCCAGTGGGGCGACGAGGGCAAGGGGAAGATCACCAACTACCTCGCCGAGCGCGCCGACATGGTCGTGAGGTTCCAGGGCGGGGCCAACGCGGGCCACACGGTGGCGGTCGGCGACCGCACCGTCGTGTTCCATCTGCTCCCGTCGGGCATCTCGCGGCCGCGGGCGACGTGCGTGATCGGCCCGGGCGTCGTGCTCGACCCCCTCGGCCTCGTGGCCGAGATCGACACCGTGTCGGCCCAGGGCATCGCCGTCGGAAGGAACCTGCTCGTGGACGTCGGGGCGCACCTCGTGCTGCCGTACCACAAGGCGGTCGAGGCCGCCGAGGAGGCGGCGCGCGGGGCGGGGGCCATCGGGACGACGCACCGCGGCATTGGACCGGCGTACGCGGACCGCTGCACGAGGGAGGGCATCCGGGCCGGCGAGCTCGCGCGCTTCGACCGGTTCCGCGAGCTCTTCGAGCAGAACGCCGCGCGGCGCAACGAGCTCCTGGTGAAGTTCCACGGCGCGCCGCCGGTGGACGTCGCCGCGGAGCTCGCTCGGCTCGAGGCGGCGGCGGCGCGCATCGCGCCGCACCTTGCGGACACGCCGCCGCTCGTGAGAAGCGCGCTCTCCGAGGGGAAGAAGGTGCTGTTCGAGGGCGCGCAGGGCTCGCTCCTCGACGTCGCGTTCGGGACGTACCCGTTCGTGACGTCCTCGCACACGACGGCGGCCGGCGTCGCGGCCGGGGCGGGCGTGCCGCCCTCGGCGGCCGGCGACGTCGTCGGCGTGGCCAAGGCGTACACGACGCGCGTGGGGGCGGGGCCGTTCCCGACGGAGGCCGAGGGCCCGGCCGCCGAGCTCATCCGGGAGCGGGGCGCGGAGCGAGGCGCGACGACCGGAAGGCCTCGGCGGTGCGGGTGGTTCGACGCGGTGGCCGTGCGGCACTCGGCCGAGCTCTCCGGCATGGGGCGGATCGTGCTCACGAAGCTCGACGTGCTTGACGCCTTCGAGCGCATTCCGGTCTGCGTCGCGTACGAGATCGACGGGCGCCGGGTCGAGCGCTTCCCGCGCTCGACCGACGACGTCGCGCGGGCCAGGCCCATCTTCGAGGACGCGCCCGGATGGAAGCGCAGCACGCGCGACGCCCGCGCGACGCGCGACCTCCCGGCTGCGGCGCTCGAGTACGTCAGGCGCATCGAGCGCCTCTGCGGCGTTCCGGTCGCCGCGGTCTCCGTCGGCGCCGCCGCGCACGCCATCGTGGAGTTCCAGTCCACGCTCCCGTAG
- a CDS encoding translation elongation factor-like protein, with the protein MEKKQIGRVSHYFGGPGVAAIELSDRLAVGDRISIVGHTTDVEMVVESMQIEHAAVQEAGRGDSIGIKVPQKVREHDAVFKVTG; encoded by the coding sequence ATGGAGAAGAAGCAGATCGGAAGGGTGTCCCACTACTTCGGAGGGCCGGGCGTAGCGGCCATCGAGCTCTCCGACCGGCTCGCGGTGGGCGACAGGATCTCGATCGTGGGCCACACCACCGACGTCGAGATGGTGGTCGAGTCGATGCAGATCGAGCACGCGGCCGTCCAGGAGGCGGGCCGGGGCGACAGCATCGGCATCAAGGTCCCGCAGAAGGTCCGCGAGCACGACGCGGTCTTCAAGGTCACCGGGTGA
- a CDS encoding GTP cyclohydrolase I FolE2 — protein MRDIQDQEETRGIGLDQVGLARLAIPIRVLDRDGRAREATATVSVFVALPAGARAVHMSRFLEALAGSAEPLDRDVVRELLANLRSRHDAPGAGIEMDFPFSVTKTAPTTGSSSALVCRATVKASLADSFRYAVGVRVPVMMVCPCSVGAAGRAGLAQRGYVSVSVEADRAVRFEDLVDLVESCASAPVRALLKAADERALLESAVSRPFFVEDIVRNVTQVLEADPSVDWYSVEAENLEGAHDHSTFASREHRRAAG, from the coding sequence ATGCGGGACATCCAGGACCAGGAGGAGACGAGGGGCATCGGCCTGGACCAGGTCGGCCTCGCGCGCCTTGCGATCCCGATCCGCGTGCTCGACCGTGACGGGCGGGCACGCGAGGCGACGGCGACGGTCAGCGTGTTCGTCGCGCTCCCGGCCGGCGCCCGCGCGGTTCACATGAGCCGCTTCCTCGAGGCGCTCGCTGGAAGCGCCGAGCCGCTCGACCGCGACGTCGTGCGGGAGCTCCTCGCGAACCTGCGGTCCAGGCATGACGCCCCCGGCGCCGGGATCGAGATGGACTTCCCCTTCTCCGTCACGAAGACAGCACCCACCACGGGCAGCTCGAGCGCCCTTGTCTGCCGAGCCACCGTGAAGGCCTCGCTTGCGGACTCCTTCCGCTACGCCGTCGGCGTCCGCGTGCCGGTCATGATGGTCTGCCCGTGCTCCGTGGGCGCCGCGGGACGCGCGGGACTGGCGCAGCGGGGGTACGTGTCGGTATCGGTCGAGGCCGACCGCGCCGTCCGCTTCGAGGACCTCGTGGACCTCGTCGAGTCGTGCGCGAGCGCGCCGGTGCGCGCCCTCCTCAAGGCCGCCGACGAGCGCGCCCTCCTCGAGTCCGCCGTCAGCCGTCCGTTCTTCGTCGAGGACATCGTGCGGAACGTGACGCAGGTGCTCGAGGCCGATCCGTCCGTCGACTGGTACAGCGTGGAAGCCGAGAACCTCGAAGGAGCCCACGACCACAGCACGTTCGCGTCCCGCGAGCACCGCCGCGCGGCGGGCTGA
- a CDS encoding outer membrane protein transport protein, whose translation MRPLSVVVVSTVLVLAASGSVSANGFLVPSVGAKASGLAGAFIGLADDYSAAFWNPAGIMQIKGTDVTLLAQDAVSLGSREGVIAFDGAAGYSIPVRAEVAATADAGHRVLPGIFLYPKFSLGALFDKVGLAAYTFADYGTRWAGDAVYDDIVAVYPTQPSSPLGYRRVMGEAPNTESRLTSYAISPLVAKEIVPGLSFGLAGHAVYTSLETKLGTWYEERWVDTSGPQTVNRGDLHPIQMEDSATGWGYCATAGIMFKATDALSFGAVVRTPMTVAMAGEIEVSSTHPDHATPKQDQEYDLVFPMWAGLGIAYRDVLVDGLTLTVDGAWTQWSKYKGIARVVDAELPSELHLDGADPEWKDTIEVGAGLDYRLSRALSMRAGYRNVPSPGDAEHYTAAFPQIAKNAVAAGMTYRSSAWHADLSLEYQIGEKLIVPANVNYDNNGEHVGDLVVTSLSLTYAF comes from the coding sequence ATGCGCCCTCTGAGCGTGGTCGTTGTCTCGACGGTGCTGGTGCTGGCGGCGTCCGGCTCCGTCTCGGCGAACGGGTTTCTCGTCCCGTCCGTGGGGGCGAAGGCGAGCGGGCTGGCCGGGGCGTTCATAGGACTCGCGGATGACTACAGCGCGGCGTTCTGGAACCCGGCAGGCATCATGCAGATCAAGGGGACGGACGTCACGTTGCTCGCGCAGGATGCCGTGTCGCTGGGCTCACGGGAAGGCGTGATCGCGTTCGACGGGGCCGCAGGCTACAGCATCCCCGTGCGCGCGGAGGTCGCCGCCACCGCGGACGCGGGGCACCGGGTCCTCCCGGGCATCTTCCTGTACCCGAAGTTCTCCCTCGGCGCCCTCTTCGACAAGGTCGGGCTGGCGGCGTACACGTTCGCGGACTACGGCACACGCTGGGCGGGAGACGCCGTGTACGACGACATCGTCGCCGTGTACCCGACCCAGCCGAGCAGCCCCCTAGGCTACCGGCGAGTGATGGGAGAAGCGCCGAACACCGAGAGTCGCCTCACCTCGTATGCCATCTCGCCTCTCGTTGCCAAGGAGATCGTCCCCGGGCTTTCGTTCGGACTGGCCGGTCATGCCGTCTACACGAGCCTCGAGACCAAGCTCGGCACGTGGTATGAGGAGCGGTGGGTGGACACGTCGGGACCTCAGACCGTCAACAGGGGTGACCTCCATCCGATCCAGATGGAGGACAGCGCCACCGGGTGGGGGTACTGCGCGACGGCGGGCATCATGTTCAAGGCGACGGACGCGTTGAGCTTCGGCGCGGTCGTTCGCACGCCGATGACCGTCGCCATGGCGGGGGAGATCGAAGTGTCGTCGACGCATCCGGACCACGCGACCCCGAAGCAGGACCAGGAATACGACCTCGTGTTCCCCATGTGGGCAGGGCTCGGCATCGCGTACCGGGACGTCCTCGTGGACGGCCTGACCCTGACCGTCGACGGCGCGTGGACCCAGTGGTCCAAGTACAAGGGCATCGCGCGTGTGGTCGACGCCGAACTCCCGTCGGAGCTGCACCTCGACGGCGCCGACCCCGAGTGGAAGGACACGATCGAGGTCGGGGCGGGGCTCGACTATCGGTTGTCCCGCGCGCTCTCGATGCGCGCCGGCTACCGCAATGTGCCGAGCCCCGGCGATGCGGAGCACTACACCGCCGCGTTCCCTCAGATCGCGAAGAACGCCGTGGCCGCGGGCATGACCTACCGCAGCAGCGCGTGGCACGCCGACCTCTCGCTCGAGTACCAGATCGGGGAGAAGCTGATCGTGCCGGCGAACGTCAACTACGACAACAATGGCGAGCACGTCGGGGACCTCGTCGTGACGAGCCTGTCGCTCACGTACGCCTTCTAG
- a CDS encoding tetratricopeptide repeat protein, with protein sequence MSGAGGSSPSGAGAEAMGRRDWLAVACALAVAAVLRIVFLRETAAHPLYQALTGDPALYHRQALDVLGGRPAPDHAYFHSSPLYPFVLAALLRIGGGSLTAVRAVQSAVGIGTVLLIARLAAAAFGRRAAVAAAWLAALYVPFIFFESEVLEIAWVLAFVTGMLLLLARRRSALTTAAAAAAGALLGLASLGKPNLLLFAPVGSALIMAGAMAGEREAPPRAERQEAWGRRAAPAVVFFVVTGLMILPATVHNLRTSGDLIPVSSNGGINLYIGNHAGASGMFQVPPEMRLDLLGSSTRAAEREAGRRLSAGEVSDHWARKAFAYMRSQPGSWLALMARKTALFWNAYEIPNHYHFYFVRGFAPVLRIPLSTFGVVAPLGLLGLCLAAGRRRPHAPLLIAYGATFMVSVVLFFITARYRLAVAPVLLAAAGYALTELWAFAREAKWRSLAGAGAVLAALAVGVNVPMVEFGFAQMHNTVGAILGDRGDYVGAATEFRRAVGEDPDNISAHYNLGVALVETGDLEEAARAFERATRLYPGYREARAALAATLERIERAREADGSERRSE encoded by the coding sequence GTGAGCGGCGCCGGGGGCAGCTCGCCGAGCGGCGCGGGCGCAGAGGCGATGGGGCGGCGCGACTGGCTCGCCGTGGCCTGCGCTCTCGCGGTCGCAGCCGTGCTTCGCATCGTCTTCCTGCGTGAGACGGCCGCCCATCCGCTGTACCAGGCGCTCACCGGAGACCCGGCGCTCTATCACAGACAGGCGCTCGACGTCCTCGGCGGCAGGCCGGCGCCGGATCACGCGTACTTCCACTCAAGCCCGCTGTACCCGTTCGTGCTCGCCGCGCTCCTCCGCATCGGCGGAGGCAGCCTGACGGCAGTGCGTGCGGTGCAGTCGGCGGTCGGCATCGGCACGGTGCTCCTCATCGCGCGACTCGCGGCGGCGGCCTTCGGGCGGCGCGCCGCGGTCGCGGCGGCGTGGCTCGCCGCGCTCTACGTCCCCTTCATCTTCTTCGAGAGCGAGGTCCTCGAGATCGCGTGGGTGCTGGCATTCGTGACGGGGATGCTGCTCCTGCTCGCCCGGCGGCGCTCAGCGCTCACGACGGCCGCGGCAGCCGCGGCGGGGGCCCTGCTCGGCCTCGCCTCGCTCGGCAAGCCCAACCTGCTGCTCTTCGCGCCCGTCGGGTCGGCCCTCATCATGGCCGGCGCGATGGCCGGCGAGCGGGAAGCACCGCCCCGGGCGGAGCGGCAGGAGGCATGGGGCCGCCGCGCCGCCCCGGCGGTCGTCTTCTTCGTCGTCACGGGCCTCATGATCCTCCCGGCCACCGTCCACAACCTCAGGACGTCGGGCGACCTCATCCCCGTGTCGTCGAACGGCGGGATCAACCTGTACATCGGCAACCACGCGGGGGCGTCCGGGATGTTCCAGGTGCCGCCGGAGATGCGCCTCGACCTGCTCGGGTCCTCGACGAGGGCGGCGGAGCGCGAGGCCGGACGCCGGCTCTCGGCCGGGGAGGTGTCGGACCACTGGGCACGCAAGGCGTTCGCGTACATGAGGTCGCAGCCGGGCTCGTGGCTCGCGCTCATGGCGAGGAAGACCGCGCTCTTCTGGAACGCGTACGAGATCCCCAACCACTACCACTTCTACTTCGTGCGCGGGTTCGCGCCGGTGCTTCGCATTCCGCTGTCCACGTTCGGCGTCGTGGCGCCGCTCGGCCTGCTCGGGCTGTGTCTCGCGGCCGGCCGCAGAAGGCCCCACGCGCCGCTCCTCATCGCGTATGGCGCGACGTTCATGGTCTCGGTCGTGCTCTTCTTCATCACGGCGAGATACCGGCTCGCCGTCGCGCCGGTCCTGCTCGCCGCGGCCGGGTACGCGCTCACCGAGCTGTGGGCGTTCGCCCGCGAGGCGAAGTGGCGCTCGCTCGCGGGCGCGGGGGCGGTCCTCGCCGCGCTGGCCGTCGGCGTGAACGTCCCGATGGTCGAGTTCGGCTTCGCGCAGATGCACAACACGGTCGGCGCCATCCTTGGCGACCGGGGAGACTACGTCGGCGCGGCAACGGAGTTCCGGAGGGCCGTCGGGGAGGACCCGGACAACATCTCGGCCCACTACAACCTGGGCGTCGCCCTCGTCGAGACAGGAGACCTGGAGGAGGCCGCTCGGGCCTTCGAGCGAGCGACGCGGCTCTATCCGGGCTACCGGGAGGCCCGGGCCGCGCTCGCCGCGACGCTCGAGCGCATCGAACGAGCGCGCGAGGCGGACGGGAGCGAACGGAGGAGCGAATGA